A window of the Drosophila simulans strain w501 chromosome 2L, Prin_Dsim_3.1, whole genome shotgun sequence genome harbors these coding sequences:
- the LOC6731650 gene encoding juvenile hormone esterase produces MWRLCGFVLLLCGLASGQNSDEDLSKAIPDEDDPIGSNKELSDLVITTALGKIRGTILPSQSGRNFYAFRGIPYAKPPVDRLRFQPPEPVEQWFDTLDATFDGPKCPQLGLVSGDVSEDCLRVNIYTKELPNESQPNVRRPVIVFIHPGGFYSLSGQSKNFAGPQYFMNRRLVLVTFNYRLGSLGFLATGTREAPGNMGLKDQVQLLRWVKLHISRFGGDPTSITLLGYGAGAMAVTLHMVSPMSRGLFHKAIVMSGAVTGQWSLPDHQMDVATKQATLLHCHTENVTEMMDCLKGKHYLEFANTLPKMFEFDRNNPLILWKPVIEPDFGQERFLVEEPIRSYQNDDFMKVPIITGMTKDEFVGPALSILQSPTLLSALNENFESLAPVFFMYNTSDSRACNISQELRNHYFPEKLIDANRSLEALSNLYSDALTGFGIHRFVHLAARSTKVYYYRFSYQGARSHIYYPEDAPYGVVHHDDLMYLFVEPSISRMFTEDDDEFRMVDIMVRMFSAFAYKGDPNKPTDLALRDIRWRPFSFKKRYYLDIGKHITLEENLNAENYEIWKRLFPLNWRRQTKDV; encoded by the exons ATGTGGCGTCTTTGCGGATTCGTTCTGCTCCTTTGTGGTCTTGCTTCTGGCCAAAACAGCGATGAAGATCTCAGCAAGGCTATTCCGGATGAGGATGATCCCATTGGAAGCAACAAGGAGCTGTCGGATCTGGTCATCACCACAGCGTTGGGCAAGATTCGTGGAACTATTCTTCCCTCGCAGTCAGGTCGCAATTTCTATGCCTTTCGTGGAATTCCCTATGCAAAACCACCAGTGGATCGGCTTCGTTTCCAGCCACCAGAACCTGTGGAGCAGTGGTTTGATACACTGGATGCCACCTTCGATGGTCCCAAGTGCCCACAGCTGGGACTTGTTAGTGGAGATGTGAGCGAGGATTGCCTCCGCGTTAATATATACACCAAGGAGCTGCCCAACGAGTCGCAACCGAATGTTAGAAGACCCGTGATCGTATTCATCCATCCTGGTGGCTTTTACTCTCTTTCCGGTCAGAGTAAGAACTTCGCCGGTCCTCAGTACTTCATGAATCGTCGGCTGGTGCTGGTCACCTTCAATTATCGCCTGGGATCGCTCGGATTTCTGGCCACAGGAACAAGGGAAGCACCGGGCAATATGGGACTCAAGGACCAGGTGCAGCTCCTTCGGTGGGTCAAGCTGCACATCTCTCGCTTCGGAGGAGATCCTACCTCTATCACTCTTTTGGGTTACGGAGCTGGAGCGATGGCAGTAACTCTGCACATGGTTTCACCCATGTCAAGGGGTCTCTTTCATAAAGCCATCGTAATGAGCGGAGCAGTAACAGGTCAGTGGTCACTACCGGATCACCAAATGGATGTGGCCACCAAGCAGGCCACCTTGCTCCACTGTCACACGGAGAACGTTACCGAAATGATGGATTGCCTTAAAGGG aaaCACTACCTGGAATTCGCGAACACCTTGCCGAAAATGTTTGAGTTTGACAGAAACAATCCCTTGATATTGTGGAAGCCTGTTATTGAGCCAGACTTTGGACAGGAACGCTTCCTAGTTGAGGAACCTATAAGAAGTTACCAAAACGATGATTTCATGAAGGTACCCATCATTACGGGAATGACTAAGGATGAGTTTGTGGGCCCAGCTTTAT CCATCCTCCAAAGTCCAACTCTGCTGAGTGCTCTTAATGAAAACTTTGAGTCCTTGGCTCCCGTGTTCTTCATGTACAACACTAGTGATTCCCGAGCATGTAACATAAGTCAGGAGCTGAGGAACCACTACTTCCCGGAGAAACTCATCGATGCGAATCGTTCGCTGGAGGCTTTATCTAATCTCTACTCGGATGCCTTGACCGGTTTCGGAATCCATCGCTTTGTCCATCTGGCAGCCAGGTCTACGAAGGTCTACTACTATCGATTCTCGTATCAGGGTGCAAGGAGTCACATCTATTACCCAGAAGATGCACCCTATGGTGTCGTCCACCACGATGATCTGATGTATCTGTTTGTGGAACCCTCGATAAGTCGCATGTTTACggaagatgatgatgaattTCGCATGGTTGATATTATGGTCCGCATGTTCTCAGCCTTCGCTTACAAGGG CGATCCCAATAAACCCACCGATTTGGCTCTGAGGGATATACGCTGGCGACCTTTCAGCTTTAAAAAGCGCTACTATCTTGACATTGGAAAGCACATAACTCTTGAGGAGAATCTGAACGCCGAGAACTACGAGATCTGGAAACGACTATTTCCCCTCAACTGGCGACGTCAGACGAAGGATGTTTAA
- the LOC6731651 gene encoding transcription factor glial cells missing 2: protein MVVINGYSFKTQPLLTQQPDHSQLTQFVQPQSQGPHPVHPGPSPGQQQAGGSMTMPSSSAGKGKREWDINDAIVPHVPDQEFDEFNEWSDGHVRHIYSLHNEEAKKHISGWAMRNTNNHNVNILKKSCLGVLVCSQHCTLPNGSKINLRPAICDKARRKQEGKACPNKSCRGGRLEIKPCRGHCGYPVTHFWRHSGNAIFFQAKGVHDHLRPDPKNSSVSKRAFGRVPLGGKSANGSVAKKSVIAGLVKQAKQQHSLISKVLKRPAVSNPLAHTALDIYQYNACGKCAGYSHCTCSYLDDSTTARSHQLSQSSNYGTNSWPLSGSESSAPCETAANVFTVNHQHITYNYPIYHATPAAATAAPSKSPSLPYTCSISELAAYQQSSSGNSFAMGVPVHGHTQCQAVAYDSSPQLATPEPEFINYSQIKHLGGGVGQEEISCKAEPGPTIKYNATVETQPYVEDNYDYYYSPKAEYEMQQHHHQQQNHQQFGGNQTAGHHYYESSSGYNGVSYFDTGTTTAPGNTATGNGLEAGYGGYYDHYTSYEQQMAVAGGFATAAGSTAPAVAAPPGHPPPPPPPPTLTYHHHHHHHLHHPAAATGLAPSVTH from the exons ATGGTTGTTAT AAATGGCTACAGCTTCAAGACGCAGCCACTTCTCACACAGCAGCCCGATCATTCTCAGCTTACCCAGTTTGTCCAGCCCCAAAGTCAGGGTCCGCATCCGGTGCATCCGGGTCCAAGTCCTGGTCAGCAGCAGGCGGGTGGCTCCATGACCATGCCGTCGTCGTCGGCGGGCAAGGGAAAACGGGAGTGGGACATCAACGATGCCATTGTGCCACATGTGCCGGACCAGGAATTCGACGAGTTCAACGAGTGGAGCGACGGGCATGTGAGGCACATCTATTCCCTGCACAACGAGGAGGCCAAGAAGCACATTTCCGGCTGGGCCATGCGCAACACGAACAACCACAACGTGAACATTCTGAAGAAGAGCTGCCTGGGCGTCCTGGTCTGCTCCCAGCACTGCACCCTACCCAACGGATCCAAGATCAACCTCCGCCCAGCCATTTGCGACAAGGCCCGGAGGAAGCAGGAGGGCAAGGCGTGTCCCAATAAAAGTTGTCGAGGCGGTAGACTAGAGATTAAACCGTGCCGCGGTCACTGCGGCTATCCGGTCACCCACTTCTGGCGGCACTCCGGCAATGCCATCTTTTTTCAGGCCAAGGGAGTGCATGATCACCTGCGTCCGGATCCGAAGAACTCCAGTGTTTCCAAGAGGGCATTTGGTCGTGTGCCGCTGGGTGGAAAGTCCGCCAATGGATCGGTCGCCAAGAAGTCGGTCATTGCGGGTCTGGTCAAGCAGGCGAAG caacaacacagtTTGATCAGCAAGGTCCTTAAGCGTCCTGCTGTCAGCAATCCTCTGGCTCACACCGCATTGGATATATATCAGTACAATG CGTGTGGCAAGTGCGCCGGTTATAGCCACTGCACTTGCAGCTACCTGGATGATAGCACCACGGCGAGGAGCCACCAGTTGTCACAATCCTCGAACTACGGCACCAACTCTTGGCCGCTAAGTGGATCCGAGTCATCGGCTCCCTGCGAGACGGCAGCCAATGTGTTCACGGTCAACCACCAGCACATCACCTACAACTATCCCATCTACCACGCAACTCCAGCGGCGGCCACCGCGGCACCTAGTAAATCTCCCAGTTTGCCGTACACCTGCAGCATTTCGGAACTGGCCGCATACCAGCAATCCTCCAGCGGAAACAGCTTCGCGATGGGTGTTCCCGTGCACGGACACACCCAATGCCAAGCAGTAGCCTATGATTCCAGCCCGCAACTGGCCACTCCGGAGCCGGAGTTCATCAACTACTCGCAGATCAAGCATTTGGGTGGTGGCGTCGGTCAGGAGGAGATCAGCTGCAAGGCCGAACCGGGACCCACCATAAAGTACAATGCCACCGTGGAGACGCAGCCGTATGTGGAGGACAACTACGATTACTACTATAGTCCCAAGGCGGAGTACGAAATgcaacagcaccaccaccagcagcagaaccACCAACAGTTCGGTGGAAATCAGACAGCGGGACATCACTACTACGAGAGCAGTAGTGGCTATAATGGGGTCAGCTATTTCGACACCGGAACTACTACGGCACCAGGGAATACTGCAACCGGAAATGGCCTGGAAGCCGGATACGGCGGCTACTACGATCACTACACCAGCTATGAGCAACAAATGGCGGTAGCAGGTGGATTTGCCACTGCCGCAGGATCCACTGCGCCGGCAGTGGCCGCGCCACCTGGCCACCCAccgcctccaccaccaccgcccacgTTGACctaccaccatcaccaccaccaccacttgcaccacccagcagcagctacagGCCTGGCCCCATCGGTCACCCATTGA